The Ziziphus jujuba cultivar Dongzao chromosome 5, ASM3175591v1 genome segment AATCCCTAAGCACACACATGAGAAAATGACCTGATCTACCCTCGTTTGATGATCATGTGCGCAGCATGTGGTCATTCTGTTAAGCATTTTTGACAGAAGAACTAACGGTGCAAGGAAAATACAAGTTTGGGGTGTATAATGCTAGGAAAAATAGTTTAGGGTGTAATGTATCAACCCCGATAAAATTCAGGGTGCATAGATGCTAATATCcctaaataatatttgtaaccTTGAGGTGATTCAATTGGAGCAGGTCCCTATacataagaaaatattaattcagAGGGTTCTTTACTGATATTTAATGAAGTGGTGCATACATCCTTTTGTTGTTTTTCCTAATTGACATGAAGTGCAGAAAGAATCACATGAGTTACCAACACAGAAAGATTTGTTGAATTTAGATGCAACTTTATTCATAATAAGCGAATTAGGATGGCCTAAGTGATAGTGCCATAATTTATGCAAAGGAAACTGAGaacaaaaacatttaaaagGTTCGGAAATATTATTGAAATGATAAATAAAGTCCTAGAATAAGCATTCAAATTTTTGGCAGTAGAACTTGATAGGGTCCGTCTTTACATAAGCCTTTGAGAAGAATCTTCTTCATGTCCTTGTctttcacaaaaataatttgGTTATTAAATTCCACTATAACATTGTTATCACTCGTCAATCTAGATAtactcaataatttttttatgatttgtgAAACATAAAGCataatgtttaatttattttttccaacatTAGTATTAAGAAAAGATTATCCAGAATGAGAGATTAGCAAACCTTGTCCATTACCTACTACAAGCTTGTCATTGCCGAAATATTCATTTCTTTTGGTTATGTTGGATGGATTGGTAGTAATGTGATTGGTATCATCATTGTCAAATGACCAATCTGAATTAGTAGTGATATTAGGAGACGCATAGAACTTTTGTTATTTGGAATTGTATAGGTATCATCAAATCTATGCCAACATCGATCTATAGTATAACAAGCAATCTTGCATATTTGgcatttggataaaaaaaagaactcatTGGAGTATCCTATAGGATATGCTTTGATACCATGTTGAATGACTACtgatttcaaaagtttaagCTAATGGAAggtaaattttcatttcatttatatttttctctaacactcccCCTCACATGTAAGTCCGTCTCTTTTGAAATTCTTTCTAAATCCTTATATGcgctttttacttttttatgttttgataagagttgttgaattttgaattcaaaacttCATGGATCTTTGTCTTTGATAACATGAATGTTTAGGAAAGGAAAACAAagtatgaaaataaaaaggacTTGGCCAAATTTGTATTGATATTATGTATACATACAAGAGAGTATAAATACAAGAGACTTGGTTATATCATAACCCTGTATACATCTATGAGATATTATAGCAGTTATCTCTTTAATGATAAAGCTTAGTTTATCAATTttagatttatataatataataggcCTTTATCTGGTAGGATTACAATATCATTCAACTTTGGACTTATCAAGAAACACATCAGCAGGAGTAATCATTACTCTATTAGTCTTCAATTAGCAAGTCTAACCTTCATCCTTCCCATCTTGAGAACCGCTATCTAATCCACTCATCTTTTGACAAGGCCACAAAGCACTACAATAAAACCTCAATAGAAGCCTCTGCTTGCCATGAAGAACCACGAGAATAGGAAAATAAACAAGCCTTGAAATTGTAAATTGCTTGAGATTAGCAATTAAAAAGAACTGAATGTGAAATCTACATAAAATGcttctaattaaataaaagtccaatatttataataaaagacatttcttttttcctttctagtGCATATGTTTTCTTGGAAACCAAACAGAGCATACCAAAAAGctattcaaattaaaatcataatgaAAGATCCTAACTCCCTCCCTCCAACTCCTTCAATTCTCTCGAAAGAACACAAATTTTATGCGCATAAGAAGCAAAATAGACAAACTGATCTATAATAATTTCGaataaaaaatgcaatttaACCAAACCTAAGGGTGACAACAATGTCATATGAAAATTTCTTGGCCGACAGTTCTATGAAATTTTATCACAAATCTAAAAGGCACACACAACCACCACGTATGGTGGTGGTGGATCTCATGGTGGGGCTGAAGCATGGAGGTTACCAAGGAGATGGTCACAGTGCTTGTAAATCACACAACGGAGATGATCGTGGTGGTCGGTTTGTGTTGAAGTTGAGATCACCCTTCCTCTTCTGTGGTGCCATCACCGTTTCCCATCCCTCAGTCATCCTTACACTCCCCAGCTCACCTCCATGCCGCCCCACTATCCGCCAAGATCGAGGTGAGGAACTGGTTGCTCTACCATCACTGGATGTTGTCATCGAGAAGAGGACTGAGAGGTTGGCAATGAAGGTGGGAGAGTACCTATTCAATtccccattaaaaaaaaaagaaagggctTAATATTCCTTGGAAGTAATTTGATAAAAGGGAGCTTAATATTTTTTACTCAATCAAAGAAAGAGGTGATGCTGGCTTGTGGGAgggaaattttgaaaagatgACTTGCGAGTGAAGAGGGAAAGATTTAAATGAGGAGGAAGACCAATATATGTTGGACAGATGCGACAATTCAAGTAAAGCCCATTTTGCACAAGTTTTCAAAAACAATGAACCATGTCAGACATGACCGTGCCATGTGGCTACTCATCAATTGATTTGACGGGCTAAGTCAGATCCTTCGTATGAAGGGTGAATAAGGTACAATGGCTTCTCTTCTATTCTATCGTATGCGtttgtgaaattgaatgtgaCAGTGCCACATGACGTGTCATCGTATTCATTTTTACTATTATATGATGGGATTTCTGGATCCGatgtatcaaattttatttatacaatTGACTATTTTCGgctttccaaaatatttttcatgtttcCCCAACCTTCTAGTTCATGTAGTCTGGgcagtgatgaaaatatcggtATCGACGGAAATATCGAAGGTAcgattttatagaaatatcgatggaaatatcgatatcaATGGAAATGTCGATAAAATTAcggaaactataaatatttaatttaaaatatatatttttatatatgagataattaatataatgaaatattataaaaatacaataattagaatacaatgataataaaataatccatatatatagtatattacCATACTAACATTGTATATGAGATTGATTATCTATTCATATTTTGATaacaaaaatcacaatttcaaactgtaaaagtagaaaataaatctttttaataataaatacaaagaaTTATCCAAAACtatctaataaattttgtaaagctACAATTTagaagttttatatattttaccttttgaaattaaaattgatttgtgTATTAGAAATTGAcgacaataattatttttcaaatttagattaATTTAATCCTCTTAACTAAATTAAGAATTTGTATCTCCATTCCCAATATATTAGGaggaaaaaaaaccaatttgttaaaaaaaagtaaaaattacatatcaaactttattaaataaaatatttaaatttatcaagttACCAAACACAAACCcaagccaaaaaaacaaaaattataataaaaaatataaaaaacagaaaaggaaaaacacTCTCTTTGGGCTAGGGTAAGCAGGCATGTGGAGCACACATCAAATCTATCAATTAATGGGCTTAGGGAAGTAGGCACGGGAGCACACATCAAGTCCAATTAATAAGTTACCTAACAAAAGTAACAAAACACAAGCCCATTTTACCCAGAAAAAGACAAAGCAcaagccaaaataataataaaaaaaataaaatgaaagaaaaagcaaaCTATCCCAAcgtatctctctctttctctctccttctctttcCAAATTGTTCACCATCGTGAAATTCCATTTTATTCGAACCTTAGTAGTCCATGCTTTTTCTTGCTACGGATTTTCTAATGCACAAACACCATCCATGTGCAAACAGAAACAACATCAGCTTTTCTCTATTATCTCAGATTGAGAATCGGCAATTTAAATTTCTACTTTTTGATATCGATTGGAAACATTATCAATATCAGCGATACTTCCATAAATATCCGTCGGAAAACCGATAGTTCTGTCAATATCCATTAATAAAGTCGATATTCATAGACAACGATGACTTTTTTACGATACACCGAACAAAAATTTcttccctccccccccccctctaTCGGTGTTGAGGCTCATCTGACATTGTCATCGATATTTTGTCAAAATCGACAACTTTTTCTTCACTGGTCTGGGTTATGATCTCCCCGATCACATGTTCAAGAGAGGAACTGGtcaaaaacaaacaacaaaaaaatatttttcctgtCGTATAAAATATAAGCATGAATAGTGTCTTTAATGCCCACTGTATCAATAAAACATATGGTTGTCATATCAGATTCTTTTTTACTGTGGTGGTAGTTTAAAACGGTTGCATTCAcgctataaaaattattaattacgttatattttatttacatctaTATTAAATTGAACTATTTTGttcctaataaaataaaataaaataacttaaataCATTACATTCTTAATTTCTCAAAACctctacatatttttttaattttttccacacTTTAAATTTCCCAAGAGACAAACAGGTCTTTGGATCCAAAACGAAAAGAGGTGTTCTTTTACATTTGATAGTGTTCTTTGATTCTTGAAGTTCTTCTAAGATgaaaagatgttttttttttttttcttcttttttttaattcgaaTACCCTGATTAAGCCAAGGGTCTAAAATATTTGGGGCTTTTGGGTTTTGGCATATTTACTTCACATCTGAAATTCTATATTAGTGTGCACGAGCTTCATATTTAATCCTCAATCAAATAGTTTTGTgccaaatgattttcagaaatCCTACTGCAGTGCACCACTGCAATAAAGTTTTAACTTTTAGTGCTTCTTGATGTTAGGTGAACATATATAAATACCCTTTTAAATATTCTCTTTCCAATAAATTATACTtgttaatatttcttttaattttcaaagttGAAATGGATGATTCTTTTATATCTTTTCATCTATTCATGCCATTAAACTTTTGGCTAAGGTTTATGATTTTTCCTATAACCTAAATACAGATTgtagtatatataatatttgatttttaatattttgccaaaatacagaaggtgttgtacgtaatatttaatttttatttaaggaTATTTCTGACCTTTTGTAAATAAAtacttttgaaatataaaaatatcattaaaattataatgtatTTAACGACTTTTGCAGCCTAGACAAAAACCACCCGTAGTTTAAAGGGGCATTGGTgcattttaaggaaaataacaatattatccCTTTTCATGTGGAactaaacagaaaaagaaacgTAGTTGGCCATTTATCGTTATGatgcatatttttgaaaatttacaggGTATTGTTGTCAATTTTATGGTTTAGGGTGAAAATGCGACAACCCCAAACACAggggaagagaaagagagaccaaaaaaaaaaaaaaaaaacaaaaaaaattgtctcTGTGGAAAAACACATTGGTCTTTTGAGAACTAGAGGAGATAGAAGAAAGGAGAGCAGAGAAAGACAAGACAATGGTAATATGTGAAAATTGGAAAGATTGGttcagaaaaatattaatatcatgTTGGGCATATTCTTGCTTACCAACAATAATGATTATTGTCACCATTAGTGGTGATTATCCCATGCCAGtgcttttgtttctgttttaccGCATGCAATTGAAGTAATTTTGTCCCTTTTATGCTAATAAATTCAAGGTGCCCCGGTGTTCAAATGGTGATCATTCGTGAACATGACTACTCTAGAAGTCGGGTGGAAAATTATGCCACAATTTAGCAGTAGTGAAGACGAAGACGAAGACAAAACTTTATTTTCCATGGACCACACTGAGAAAGAACAAGTCAAAGTCTACGTTTGATGGGACTAATAGTCGTTAGTAAATTTAAATAACTAAATAGATTTATTGCTTAAATTTTGAGGGATTTATTTCTATTCTAACTGATTTTGTCTGCTAAGAACTCGATTCTTGCAGGAGACAGGCAGCTTGAGCACAAAACTTGACAAAACATGGCATCTGTACCAGTACTACCAATTCTGCTCATGTTGTCTGTGCTTCTTGTTGTAATTGATTCAAAGGCTCAAACAAAGCATAGCATCACCACAGGTTCTGTGTTGTTCCCCAACCCAAAGAGCAACTCTTCATGGAGCTCACCTTCTGGTCTTTTTGCCTTTGGTTTCTACCAACAAAGCAGTGGTTTTGCTGTCGGAGTATGGATGGTCAATCAAACTGGAAACATAATCATCTGGACTGCGAATCGAGATGATCCCCTTGTCTCCTCTAATGCAATTTTGGAGCTGACAAAAGGAGGTCTCCTTGAAACTGAGCAAGGTAAAGATACAAAGATTGGTAATGATATTTCAAGCCCTGCAAGTTCTGCTTCCATGCTTGATTCCGGAAATTTTGTACTCTTAAACAGCTCTGATCATGTTATTTGGCAGAGTTTCGACTATCCAACCGACACCATACTGGAAGGTCAGGTTCTTACTTATGGCAGCCAGTTGGTGTCTAGCAAAACTGAATCAGACCACTCAAGTGGACGATTCTGCATCGCTATGCAATCAGATGGAAACCTTGTTTCCTACCCTACTAACATCTCCAGTATGCCAGAAATAGCCTATTGGGCTTCCAAGACTTCTGATTCTAATGGTGCAGAGCTCCGTCTTTACCATAATGGATCTCTCTTCCTCCAAACGCACATTTTGTCAAATGGTTCATATTCTAATGAAACTAAAACTTTCTACCGGGCAACGCTGGATGATGATGGAATTTTCAGACTGTATTCACACTACATTGAAAGCAACACAAGCTCAAGGGTGAAAGTGATGTGGTCGACTTTGCAAAATCAATGTCAAGTAAAAGGTTTCTGTGGTTTGAACAGTTTCTGCCAAGTTGTTGGTAACAAATCCGAATGTATTTGTTACCCCGGATTTGTTTTCATTGACCCCGATGCTAATTTCCTTGGCTGCTATCAGGATTTCAGGGAAGATAGCTGCAGAGACAGTGAGGACCCATATCTCAGGTACAATATTACTTCCTTACAGAACATGTGGTGGGATGATCACCCTTATATTGTAGTGCCACAAAAGGAGGAAGCTTGTAAAGATTCTTGCCTGGGAGATTGTAACTGTTGGGCAGTGTTATATGTTAACGGTACTTGTCGTAAATATAACTTTCCATTAAGATATGGTAAAAAAGACATTGCCATATCAGCAGTAGCCCTCTTCAAGATGGTTTTGGAAAATAGTGGTACTCCGAAGGACACCAACCATACAGGCCCTCCTGTTCCTATAAATAGACCAATTTTAATTGATAACAAGAATAACATGGTTTTAATTCTGGCATTAAGTTTAGGTTCTGTTGCATGCTTGTTCTCTGTCTTTGCAGTTTCGAGTTTCATAATATACAAGCACCGATATCACAGGTATAGAAAGCTGTTGGAAAATGCTAATTTGGGGTTAGCTGAAGATTTTACTTTGCAATCATTTTCTTACAATGAGCTTGAAAGAGCAACAGATGGCTTCAAGGAAGAGATAGGAAGGGGTTCATTCGGAGCAGTTTATAAGGGGATTTTATCTGAGAGTAACAAAATTGTTGCTGTCAAAAGACTAGAGAAAGTTGTGGAAGAAGGGGTAAGAGAGTTTCGAGCTGAAATGACTACCATTGGAAGAACTCATCACAGAAACTTAGTTCAGTTGCTTGGTTTTTGTATTGAGGGATCCAAAAAACTTCTTGTTTATGAATTCATGAGCAATGGCTCACTTGCAGATCTTCTCTTTAAAGCCTTATCGCCCCCACCTTGGAGAGAAAGGGTAAGATTTATTTTAGATGTGGCAAGGGGGATCTTTTATCTACATGAAGGGTGTGGAGTGCATATCATCCTCTGCAACTTGAAACCCCAAAATATCCTCCTAGATGATGCTTGGACTGCTAAGATCTGTGATTTTGGTTTGGCAAGGCTATTAATGCCTAATCAAGCAAAAACCTCCATGGGAGTTGAAGCAACATCAACGGGGTATTTTGCTCCTGAATGGCAGAAGAATTCTTTCATATCTGTAAAAGCTGACATTTATAGCTTCGGTGTTGTGCTCTTGGAAATAGTATGTTGCAGAAGAAACATTGAGTTGGATGTTTCAACACCAGATGAGATAACACTCGTTGATTGGGTCTATAAATGCTTTAAGGCTGGAGAGTTGGATAAGCTTGTGGAGGATGAAGAAGTAGACTTCCCTACACTAGAAAGAATGGTGAAAGTGGGGCTGTGGTGCATCCAAGATGATCCGGCTTTGCGTCCTTTGATGAAAAATGTAATCTTGATGTTGGAAGGGACAATGGATATACCTATACCTCCATGTCCAGAACTTCCTCGTCTTCCTTGATATATTAATTTCATGTAGTATAATTAGATACTATATGTGTTTATTTGTACGTTAATAATTGTATTAGTTGTGCTTTTTTCTTGTTGTTGTATGCAAGTATTTGTGATATATAACATGTTGAATGCACCTCCAGAAATGTACTGAAATTACATTCAAGTTGTGCTCTGGTTCTCTTATAATCTCACGGTTTGGTTTTAATGGGTACCGCAATGATTTAATCAATCTCAATTGCTTCTCTAAAAGATAAATTACAAATGACTATTACAAGTCACTTATTATCATCCATTTTACACAAAcgttgttaaaaaaataaaaaagaaaaaagaaaaaaagtttcatATTAACTTTacctaaaagtttttaaaatatattttcaacatCTTGATTAGGTAAATTACCAATTCCTTCACAGAAAAAGGTTAATAGAACTGCATATATGCAATCATACAAAAAGGAAAAGTAGATGAAACATATACAGATAACAAAGATTAAGCTCCTGAGAATTTCCTCAACTGCTGAGATTTACATGGACGTAGAAGTAGGACATGGAGGAGAAGC includes the following:
- the LOC107434683 gene encoding G-type lectin S-receptor-like serine/threonine-protein kinase LECRK3, which produces MASVPVLPILLMLSVLLVVIDSKAQTKHSITTGSVLFPNPKSNSSWSSPSGLFAFGFYQQSSGFAVGVWMVNQTGNIIIWTANRDDPLVSSNAILELTKGGLLETEQGKDTKIGNDISSPASSASMLDSGNFVLLNSSDHVIWQSFDYPTDTILEGQVLTYGSQLVSSKTESDHSSGRFCIAMQSDGNLVSYPTNISSMPEIAYWASKTSDSNGAELRLYHNGSLFLQTHILSNGSYSNETKTFYRATLDDDGIFRLYSHYIESNTSSRVKVMWSTLQNQCQVKGFCGLNSFCQVVGNKSECICYPGFVFIDPDANFLGCYQDFREDSCRDSEDPYLRYNITSLQNMWWDDHPYIVVPQKEEACKDSCLGDCNCWAVLYVNGTCRKYNFPLRYGKKDIAISAVALFKMVLENSGTPKDTNHTGPPVPINRPILIDNKNNMVLILALSLGSVACLFSVFAVSSFIIYKHRYHRYRKLLENANLGLAEDFTLQSFSYNELERATDGFKEEIGRGSFGAVYKGILSESNKIVAVKRLEKVVEEGVREFRAEMTTIGRTHHRNLVQLLGFCIEGSKKLLVYEFMSNGSLADLLFKALSPPPWRERVRFILDVARGIFYLHEGCGVHIILCNLKPQNILLDDAWTAKICDFGLARLLMPNQAKTSMGVEATSTGYFAPEWQKNSFISVKADIYSFGVVLLEIVCCRRNIELDVSTPDEITLVDWVYKCFKAGELDKLVEDEEVDFPTLERMVKVGLWCIQDDPALRPLMKNVILMLEGTMDIPIPPCPELPRLP